The Chryseolinea soli nucleotide sequence TGGTAAATGACATGAAGAAAGAAGAATTTGTTGCGATCAACGTATTGGTGGTGGATGATTCACCGGAAAGTGTGGAACTCATCAAACGCAACCTGCAGTCGAAGGGCTATGCCATCTATACGGCGCACAATGTTCAATCGGCCATCAAGCTTTTGGGAAGCGTGGCGTTTGACCTGTTGATCACCGATCTGCAAATGCCGGGAGGAAATGGAATCGAATTGGTGCGCCATACGTCGGAAAATTACAAAGGCATCGGCATTCTTGTGATCACGGGTTTCCCCTCCATTCAGGGAGCAGTTGAATCCATCAAGATCGGCGCGGAAGAATACCTCGTGAAGTCGTTTACCGACGAGGAATTGTTTACAGCCGTGGAAAGGGTTTTGCACAAGATGCACAAGCAAGCCAGGGCATCCTCCAAACCGGCGATGCAAAACTTCGGGATCATCGGACATTCCGAGGGGATGAAGAAAGTTTATAACACCATCAACAAGGCTAAACCCACGCGTGCCACCGTCCTGATTCAAGGCGAAAGCGGCACGGGAAAAGAATTGGTTGCGCGTGCCTTGCACTATGGCGGCCAGGCTTCGGCTGCCCCATTTGTGCCGGTGAACTGTGGCGGGATCCCGGACGCGCTCCTGGAGAGCGAACTCTTTGGCTATGTGAAAGGGGCCTTTACGGGCGCCACCGAAACCCGGGCCGGCTTCTTCCAAACCGCCGACGGCGGCACCATCTTTTTGGATGAGATCAGCAACACGAGTCTGGCCATGCAGGCAAAACTATTGCGCGTGCTCCAGGAGAAGGAATTCTACATGGTGGGATCAAAAAAGACCCTCAAAGTGAACGTGCGGGTAGTGGCCGCGACCAACGTTGACCTGATGCAGTTGGTGAAGAAAGGACTGTTTCGCGAGGACCTTTACTATCGCCTGAATATTATTTCCATCGACCTGCCCCCGCTGCGCGAAAGAGGCGACGATCTGCTCGAGCTCATGGATTTCTTCCTGTCGAAATATGTTCATGAGCTAGGGAAACCACCTATGAAATTTACGCCGAAAGCGCTCCGGGCCATGCAAGCCTATGCGTGGCCGGGAAACGTCCGGGAACTTCAGAATCTTATCCACCGCGTGGTGATCCTGGCCGAGGACAACAGCATTGACATTCCCGACCTGCCCGAATCGTTTCGCTTTTCGGGGGTCAGAACAAAGGGACTTGACCGGCCCCTGGAAGATGTTGAACGCGAGTACATCCAGGATGCCTTGGCGGCTCACAAAAATAATATTTCAAAAACGGCCATCGTGCTGGGGATCGATCGGAAGACCCTCCGGGATAAGCTGAAGAAGTACAAACTGTCTGTTTAGTGGTACAAAAAGTACCACTGGTTCAAATTTGACCACTTCTTTCGGGGCAATTCGCCCCACACTTCCTTGTTTCGCCGACAATTCATGGTACGGCTTTTGGGTAGCACCTCCATAAAGCACCTTATGCTTTCTGCTGAATGTCTCGAAACGCTACTTCACCATGCACTGCGGGAGCTTTGTCCGGATTGCGTTCATGTGGAGGGCTGTTCTTATCGAAGGACTACGAAAAAAATAATCGTCCAGTGTGAGTTGTATGTGGGCGTTGGGCAAACGGGAGTCGAGCACGCTAGTCCGGATGTTTCGCAAGGGCTTTGCAGGAGCTGTACCAAGGCAAATGTATGTCGGTTGCCCGGGCGGCACCTGGGGGTGTTCCATTGTGAGGACTACACATAAACAGGCACGATCCATGACGGAAATTATAAACCACTTGCTCGGGAAAACGAAACCCAAACTCAAAGAAGGACGATGGAAGGCTTTCAACCGCCACGCGGTCCTGATCGCGGAAGGTTGCTACGTCCACAACCTGAAACATGGGCCATGGCGCGAATATTATGATACCGGCGAATTGATGCTGGAGGAGTGTTACGAGAACGGACTGCCCCACGGCCGGTATGCTTCGTATCATCCTTGCGGCGCACTGGTGAGCGAAGGCGTCTACGTGCAGGGCAGGCGTGAAGGGTATTTTAAGATCTACGATAAAGCAGGGAAGCATATAAAGTCCCTTCTTTTTATAAATAACGATTTAATAAACGAAGTTCATGTCCATAGCCACGAAAAAGCAGAAGGAAGAGACGGGAGTTGACTATATGTTAATTGCCATTATTGCGGTATATTGGTTGACCACCTTGCTGCACGGGACCCTGTTCTATGAATGACACCACTATTCTCTGGATCGCTTTCAACCTTTTTGTGCTGGCGATGTTGGCCCTCGACCTGGGTGTATTTCATCGCAAATCGCACGACGTCACCCCCAAAGAAGCGCTCACCTGGACGGCGGTGTGGGTGACGCTGGCGCTGCTTTTCAACGTCTTTCTGTATTACTATTTCGACAAAGAGACCGCGGTCCAATTTTTCACCGGATACCTGATTGAAAAGTCGCTCAGCGTTGACAACATCTTTGTCATCATCATGATCTTTTCATACTTCAATGTTCCCACCGCCTATCAACATAAGGTATTATTCTGGGGCATACTGGGTGCGTTGGTCATGCGGGTGATCTTTATTCTGTCGGGTGTGGAACTCATCCATCGGTTCCATTGGCTTATTTACATTTTTGGAGGCTTCCTGGTGATCACCGGGATTCGCATGCTGGTCGCCGGGGATGCCAAATTAGAGCCCGAAAAAAATCCTTTGGTCAAGCTGGCCCGCAAACTATTTCCTTTCACACCAACCTTTGAAGGAGACCGGTTCTTTGTGAGACGTGATGCCAAGCGGTGGGCCACGCCATTGTTCCTGGTGGTGATCCTCATCGAGGCAACGGACCTTATTTTTGCAGTCGATTCCATACCGGCCATCATCGCCATCTCCGACGATCCTTTTATTGTGTATACGTCCAACGTGTTCGCTATCCTCGGATTGCGTTCACTATACTTTGCGCTCTCGGGAATAGAAAAATATTTTGAGTATCTAAAATACGGTCTTTCGGCCATCCTTATCTTTGTAGGGGTTAAAATGAGCATCACCGATCTTTACAAGATCCCGATCAATTGGTCACTCATTGTCATTGTCGCGATACTTGCCGTGGCCATGTTGGCGTCTGTATGGGCGCAGAAGAAAAAACCTGACGCCGCATAAGTAAACCTTAAAAAAAATATCCGGTCCTTTGATGCTAAACAGGTATCCTGGAGATATCGTATATTGCGAAACGCTAATTTCCACAAATCTATCCCGTCTCGCCGATGGCTTTTAGACTGCTCTTTTGCTGTTTCCTGTGCGGTGTAATGATCGACGCCCGCGCGCAATCCGATCTGATCACCGAGAGCATTTTTGGTTACTTTGCTTCATCCAACAGGCTTCTCGAATATGAGAACATCACCGTCGATTGGAAGATGGACGGTCCCACCCAGGTCCAGTTCAACGAAGGACTCAACAACCTTTTTGAAAACAATCCAAACCAGGCCGAAGTCAATTTCAGCAACGTGATCGCCAAGGATTCTTTGTTGTGGCAAGCCTATTACTACCGGGGGATCTGCTATAAACAACTCGAAAAAAGAAAAAAAGCGCGAAGCGACCTGAAACGCGCCATGCAACAACACGGCCCCTTCTTTGAAGGCTACATGGAAATGGGCAAGGTGGAGCAATTGGAACTCAATGCGACTGAGGCACAAAAGAACTTTAACAAGGGAGAGCGATTGGCGCCATCAAAGGCGGTGATCTATTACCTGCAAGGCAACCTCGCGCTGGACATGACGCAGCGCAAAGAGGCCTTAAAGGACTACGCCACCTGTTTACAATACGATAGCCTTTTTTCCGACGCCCGCATCCACCTGGGACTGATCAAGATCGCGACCGAAGGCAAATCGGACGTGGCGCTCCCGTATTTGAACAAAGTGTTGCAATACGATTCGCTGAACCGTCATGCGTTGTTGTTCCGGAGCCTGCTCTCCGCCGATACCCGTCAAAACCTGGCCGATCTCAACAAGGCCGTACAGGTAGACCCGGCGAACATCACGGTGCGCTATCTCCGCGGCCTGGCATTCACCCAACAAGGCAACTACGACCGCGCCTTTCCTGATTTCAACAAAGTGATCGAAGGAACCTTCGAAAGCGATAATAATTTTGAAGGACGGCAAACCTGGATCGACAAGAAGATCGATATCCAAAATGCCGGGTCCTACACGGTGCGGCGCGTATACGGACTGCCGGATAAAGAGGCCGAAAAAATAAAGAAAGCCTTTTGTCTCCTGGTGCTCGGCTCGGATGCCGAAGCCCTGGCCACATTGGAGCAGACGAAATTGAAAAATTATGAACCGCTGTGTCTGTTCCTCCGTGGTGTGGCCAGCGAACACATGGGAAAACATATCGATGCCCTGGAGTTTTACAACCTCGCGCTGGCCCGCGACAACGAGATCCTGGATGCCCATAAAAAACGCGGCATCTATGAACAGGAGATGAAGGAGTGGGACAAATCCATCGCCGATTTCACCGACGTGCTGCGCCTGAGTCCGGAGACGTTTATTGCCTACAAATGGAGAGGTGTTTCCCACTACAACCTGGGCAAATACGAAAAAGCCATCGCAGACTACACGCAGTATCTCAAGCGCGACACCACCGACCTCGAAACCATTGGCTACCGGGCCGTGGCCTACGAACAAACCGGCCAATACCTGGAGTCGTGCGTCGACTACGCCGACTCCCAAAACAGACACGTGCTCGACCTGAACAAACTCGACGGTGCCCTGGATTCACTGCTCAGCCTAAAGGATACAGCGAAAGCCTATTACTATGCCGACCGGATCACGAAGAACGTCCGCTACTTCACGGAAGGCTACGTGATAAAATTCAGGGTCATGATGAAGAAGGGGGACTGGGACGGTATCGAAAAAGAAGTGTATGTGGCGGCAAACAATTTCCGCCAGGGCTTGAACAAGAAAGATCATTCCTATGTCCTCACCGTGGCCGGCGCCACCTCTACGCGGAACAAGCGATATGATGAAGCCATCAACATGCTCACGGAAGCTATCAAGGTTGATAAGGAAAATGCATGGGCATTGTTGGAGCGCGGAAAGACCTGGCAAGCAATGGGCAAGAAAAGCAAAGCGTCTTCGGATTGGAAGAAGGCGATGGCGCTGGGGCATCCAGAGGCGGGCGGGTTATTGAGTGGGATAGGGGATTGAACTGACAAAAAAAATTATGAGGATTATTTTCTTAGCGTTGATTTTAAGCTTGTCCTTTTCATGCCAAAGGAAGGAGGGTAAAGATTCCATAATCCGCTATCAAGAAGGACGCCAACTACTGACTTTAAATAATACGAGTTTAGAGGGTGAAAGAATTGAGACTCCGGTTGTGGGAAAAATATCTCTCGACTCTATCTCGGTAGGACAGGAGTTGCTCGTAAAGATTTTTATCCAGGACCCCAAACTATACATCGCAAATGCATTTGTTAATTGCGAGCCAATAGAAAATCCAACAGTCGATACGACAACTTACAAAGTGAGTGGATGTTCAACAGGGCTGGTGGTTCAAAACGATACTATTTATATCGGATTCAGACCCACGGTGATTGGCACGAAGAAATTTCCAGAGATAACGGTGTTGACCAGAGACCCATCGAGGGTGTTTAGAACTTTTGTGTATTCTTTCGAATACAAGGTTGTTGATGGAATAAGTAAGAATATTTCTGAAATTAAGGATGTGGAATAACAGTAAAGCAAATATGGCAATTAGTGGAGAACTTTCGCATCAAAGCAGTTTGCGAATGGAATGCGAGATCCTCTGTGATGAAAAATTTACGAGGTGACAACACAATCATGGGAGAGTACCATCGGATATGAAATTTGAAATAATCCCCTACAAGGCTTTTGGTAAAATTTTGTTGGGCATGTCCAAAGAGGAAGTCCGTTCGCTCATCCGATCACCGGTTACCGAATTCTATAGGAATGAGTTTTCTATAACCCCAACGGATTCTTTTGAAGAATTGGGGTTGTTCGTAAGCTATGACGAGCAATTGAAATGTGAGGCGTTTGAGATAAGGACGCCATCCGAACCAATTTTTCAGGGTGTAAATCTTTTAGCCGGCACGTATGAATCCCTCAGAAATTGGATTTCCGAGATGGACAAAGAGATCGTTGAAGACAATACGGGGCTTACGTCATTTAAATTTGGCTTTGGGTTATATGCCCCGGATAAAAATGAAGATCCTCTTCAGAATTGTGAAGGGGTAATTGTTTTTCGGGAGGGATACTATGATGTCCTGTATCAGGCGAATGCATTAGCAAGAGAAACAGGAAATGCTCAACGGCCGTGGATCACGGACAAGGAATATGGAGTGATTGGAATCATCGTACTCGTTGTAACGGCGATTGCGCTGGTTGTTCTCGTATTCTTGGGTTGGCGAGAAGACGAGTTGATTAAGGAAATGAAGACCAGGCCAATCGTATATACTTACCTGGAATATGGTGACGGAAAGGTGACATCGTCGTACGCATCAAATGATCTTGAGTGTCTGAAACAAATGAAAGCGGAGTGCGATTCCTTTAAAGTGGGTGTACCCAAAATCGCGCTAAATTGTACCGAACGTCGCATTGGCATAGATGAACCCGTGCATCTGTTGGAAAGTGAGGACGACAGCGAGTATGGCAACGAATATGCACATATTGCTTTGTTCTATGTCAGTCAGAAACGCTTTCCTCGCTATTATGTTGGATATGTCGTAAAAAGCACGATTCACGAGAAGCCGTTTCAGCCTCAGGTCAAAAGCAACAACTGAATAGGATTCGCGTTTGCGCGAGTGAGACAGAACGATCCGCCCGAACCATACCACAACCGGACACTCCATTCTTTTTTCCAAAATACCCCTGTAACTTTTTACCCGTCCTTCGGTACTCATCAGTATCGAACTAACCCTTGCCATGATAAAAAACTATCTCACCTCCGTCTTCCGCTACGTTTCCAAGAACAAGGCTTTCACGCTCATCAACATCTCCGGCCTGGCCATTGGCATGATCGCGTGTATGCTCATCGTCCAGTTCGTCATCCACGAATTCAGCTATGACACATTTCTCGACCACAAGGACCAGATCTTCCGCGTACAACTTGACCGCTATAACAAAGGCGAGATATCCACGCGGTGGGCGTCCGGATGTGCCGGCATTGGCCCGGATTTGAAGGCGGAGTTCCCCGAGGTGAAGTACTATACCCGGATGCGGTGGGGCAATGCCATGCTGTCGCACGGCGACGTGTTCTTCAAGGAAGACAATGTGAAGTTCGCCACTGAGGATTTCTTTAAAATATTCTCCATCAAAATGCTGCAAGGCGACCGGGAGACGGCCTTGAAAGAACCCTATAAAATGGTCATGTCCCAGTCGTTGGCCAAGAAGTATTTTGGCAGCGAAAACCCGATGGGTAAGGTGATCCGCAACAACGGCAAGACCGACTATGAGATCACCGGCATCTTCGAAGACCTGCCCGACAATTCGCACATGGCGATCGACGGCTTGTTCTCTTTTGCCACGTACCAGGCCATGAACAATAACGACCCCATGACCACCTGGATGTGGGACGGGTTCACAACGTATATCATGCTGGACGACAAAGCCGATCCCAAAACCTTCGAGTCCAAGATACCAGCCCTGGTGGAAAAGAAAGTCGGCAAGGAATTGAAAGATGGCAACGAGGACATGGTCTTCCACCTGCAGCCGGTCTCCTCCATTCACCTCGATTCGGATTTCATTGGCGAGTTCAAGGCGAATGGCAACCGGCAGTCGGTCTATTTTCTTTCGGTGGTGGCCATCCTCATTTTGTTTATTGCCTGGATCAACTACATCAACCTGTCCACTGCCAAGGCCATCGAACGGGCGCGCGAAGTGGGCGTGCGCAAGGTGATGGGAAGTTTTCGTTCGCAGTTGATCCAGCAGTTCATGTTGGAGGCATTGGTGCTCAATGCCACGGCGGTGGGCATCGCCGTGGGGTTCGTGTTGTTGCTCACGCCCTGGTTCAGCGAACTGACGGGGCGACCGCTGGGCTATGCGCTGTTTCAGCAAAGCGCGTTCTGGCTTGGGATAGGAGGGCTGATCTTGGGTGGCGCATTGCTCTCGGGGTTATACCCGGCCTTTGTGCTGTCGTCCTACAAGCCCGTCGAAGTATTAAAAGGAAGGTTTAAGAATACGAGTCGTGGCGTGTATTTCCGCAAGGGCATGGTGATCACACAATTTGTGGCCTCCATCACGCTCATTGTCGGTACGTTCACAGTCTACCGGCAACTGCGGTATATGCAAGAACAGAAGCTTGGGGTGAACATCGACCAAACGCTCGTCCTGAACTCGCCCAGCGTGACGGACTCCACCTATCAGCAAAAGTTCCAGGTGTTCAAGCAGGCGCTTTTACAATACCCCGAAGTTTCCTTTGTCACGGCATCGACCGCGGTGCCTGGTTCGCGACCGGGATGGAACGCGGGGGGTATCCGCCGGTTGAGCCAGCGCGAGGACGAAGCCAATCAATATCGTGTCATCATGATGGACCACGATTTCATCAAAGCCTATGGGCTGGAGATGGTCACCGGCCGGCCCTTTTCGGGCGACGTCGTGAACGAGAACGAGTCCGTGATCCTCAACGAATCGGCCGTACACCTCATGGGCTTTAGCAAGCCGGAAGAAGCCCTGAATGATCACATCTTTTTTTGGGGCGACACCTTTAAGATCGTGGGCGTGGTAAAGAACTATCACCAGGAGTCGCTCAAGAAAGCATTCGATCCCCTGGTCTTTCGCTATGACAAATCCCCTGGCGGAACCTACTCCATCAAGTTCAATACCGCCAATGTGAAAACCTCGATGGCGAACTTCGAAGAACAATGGAAGGCCGTGTTCCCCGGCAACCCCTTCATCAGTTTCTTCCTCGACGATCACTACAATCAGCAATACAAATCCGACCAGCAATTCGGTCGCATCTTCGGCATCTTCTCCACACTCGCGATCTTCATCGCCTGCCTCGGTCTGTTTGGCTTGTCGTCGCTCACCGCCCTCCAGCGCACCAAGGAGATCGGCGTGCGCAAAGTGCTGGGCGCCTCCATTCCCGGCATCCTGGGCCTGATGAGCCGCGACTACCTCTGGCTCATGGCCATCGCCATCACCCTGGCCGTGCCGTTGGCCTGGTGGACCATGCACACTTGGCTCCTCAACTTTGCCCAGCGCATCGACCTAACCTGGTGGATCTTCGCGCTCCCCAGCGCAGCCGTGGTGCTGATCGCCCTTCTCACCGTGAGCATCCATACGTTAAAAGCGGCCCGGACCAATCCGGTGAAATCGTTGCGTTACGAATAGGGGGGACAAAAAAAGACGCAAAGCGTTAGCAATGCGTCTTGATACTTATGGTGTAGAATTCAGTAGCCAGTAGTCAGTAGCCAGTAGTCAGAATTTAGACTTGATATCTTGGGTGTCGCTTTTGGATTTGGTCTCTGAATCCTTGCTTCCGGATCCTCGCTCGAGGATTTCTAATCCCAGGCGCTGAATTCTGGCTACTGACTACTGGCTACTGAATTCCAACTCCCAAATTCAGGCTCCTGGCTCCTGATTATTTCCCTTCCATTTTGGTCAACCCCTTCGACGATTCCAATTTCGCTTCCGGAGTGTACCTCACTTCGATCTTATCACTTCCCTTTCCCTTCGTATACTGATACCAGATCGGTTTAGCAGATGTGCGGTTGCCATCGGTGATCATTGTGTAGGAAACGGTCCATGAACCATCCTCGGGAATTTTGCCGAAGTCTTTTTCGAACGCCAAGCGTACGGAAACGGGCACTTCATCGGTCTGAATCTTTTCCGTCTTCTTCACTTGCGCCATCACCGAAACGCCAAAGGCGGCGGCGAAGATGAGGGTGAGCATTAATTTTTTCATGGTCTGATTGTTTTGGTTTAACCGTAAGTATATACGGCTGTCGTTGAAGGAAGGCTACGCAATTATGTCACGTAACGCGGTGGATTTTTTTAAAGATGTTTTCACCGGGATAGAATGCGATAGACTAGGGTGAGTGGTTCTATTTTGTACTTTTAGGTGTTGCACAACAAAATCAATTACATGAACGGAAAATGGAAATTATGGCCCATCCTAGGTTTGCTGGCTTGTACCGCAAACCCTAGGCCGGCGCCGGCGTCGCTGCCCATAGAAGGTACGTGGCAACTGCTCTCATCGGCCTACATCAAGAAGGATACGACGATCCGTAACGATGCCCCGGGCACGCGCATGATCAAGATCCTCAACGGGTCGCACTTTGCGTTCCTGCTGCACGAGGTCCGCACACCGGGCGATACACTCGCGCCCCGCACGTTTTCGGCTGGGGGTGGATCGTATACGCTGGTGAATGATCACTACACCGAACACCTGGAGTATTGCAGCGCCCGCGACTATGAAGGCAAAGATTTCGAATTCACCGTGGCGCTTCATGGCGACACGCTGATCCAATCCGGCGTCGAGAAGTTGAAGGAGTACGGTATCGGCGAAGAAGACTTGCCGTTGGTGGAGAAGTATCTCCGGGTTAATCCTTAGAAGCTTTTGGAACAGAAGGTTTTGCGGCCTTCGGAGTTTTGGGTGTCTTGCCGGTGACGGCCGCGACGATCTTACTCTCTTTGTTATCGGTGTCATCGCCCAGCAACATGCCCCAGGGCTTGAGACTTTCCACGCGATCGAAGATGACCTTGAGCACAGCAATGCCCGGGATGGCCAGGAACATACCGCTGATGCCACAGAGTGCGCCACCAATGATCACGCCGACAATGGTGACCAGCGCGTTGATGCGCACGCGGTTGCCCACGATCAACGGCATCATAAAATTATTGTCGATGAATTGAACGATGGCCAGAATAACCGCTACCCAAACCACATCGCTGAGATTCTCGGAGG carries:
- a CDS encoding TerC family protein — protein: MNDTTILWIAFNLFVLAMLALDLGVFHRKSHDVTPKEALTWTAVWVTLALLFNVFLYYYFDKETAVQFFTGYLIEKSLSVDNIFVIIMIFSYFNVPTAYQHKVLFWGILGALVMRVIFILSGVELIHRFHWLIYIFGGFLVITGIRMLVAGDAKLEPEKNPLVKLARKLFPFTPTFEGDRFFVRRDAKRWATPLFLVVILIEATDLIFAVDSIPAIIAISDDPFIVYTSNVFAILGLRSLYFALSGIEKYFEYLKYGLSAILIFVGVKMSITDLYKIPINWSLIVIVAILAVAMLASVWAQKKKPDAA
- a CDS encoding toxin-antitoxin system YwqK family antitoxin, with amino-acid sequence MTEIINHLLGKTKPKLKEGRWKAFNRHAVLIAEGCYVHNLKHGPWREYYDTGELMLEECYENGLPHGRYASYHPCGALVSEGVYVQGRREGYFKIYDKAGKHIKSLLFINNDLINEVHVHSHEKAEGRDGS
- a CDS encoding tetratricopeptide repeat protein, producing the protein MAFRLLFCCFLCGVMIDARAQSDLITESIFGYFASSNRLLEYENITVDWKMDGPTQVQFNEGLNNLFENNPNQAEVNFSNVIAKDSLLWQAYYYRGICYKQLEKRKKARSDLKRAMQQHGPFFEGYMEMGKVEQLELNATEAQKNFNKGERLAPSKAVIYYLQGNLALDMTQRKEALKDYATCLQYDSLFSDARIHLGLIKIATEGKSDVALPYLNKVLQYDSLNRHALLFRSLLSADTRQNLADLNKAVQVDPANITVRYLRGLAFTQQGNYDRAFPDFNKVIEGTFESDNNFEGRQTWIDKKIDIQNAGSYTVRRVYGLPDKEAEKIKKAFCLLVLGSDAEALATLEQTKLKNYEPLCLFLRGVASEHMGKHIDALEFYNLALARDNEILDAHKKRGIYEQEMKEWDKSIADFTDVLRLSPETFIAYKWRGVSHYNLGKYEKAIADYTQYLKRDTTDLETIGYRAVAYEQTGQYLESCVDYADSQNRHVLDLNKLDGALDSLLSLKDTAKAYYYADRITKNVRYFTEGYVIKFRVMMKKGDWDGIEKEVYVAANNFRQGLNKKDHSYVLTVAGATSTRNKRYDEAINMLTEAIKVDKENAWALLERGKTWQAMGKKSKASSDWKKAMALGHPEAGGLLSGIGD
- a CDS encoding ABC transporter permease — its product is MIKNYLTSVFRYVSKNKAFTLINISGLAIGMIACMLIVQFVIHEFSYDTFLDHKDQIFRVQLDRYNKGEISTRWASGCAGIGPDLKAEFPEVKYYTRMRWGNAMLSHGDVFFKEDNVKFATEDFFKIFSIKMLQGDRETALKEPYKMVMSQSLAKKYFGSENPMGKVIRNNGKTDYEITGIFEDLPDNSHMAIDGLFSFATYQAMNNNDPMTTWMWDGFTTYIMLDDKADPKTFESKIPALVEKKVGKELKDGNEDMVFHLQPVSSIHLDSDFIGEFKANGNRQSVYFLSVVAILILFIAWINYINLSTAKAIERAREVGVRKVMGSFRSQLIQQFMLEALVLNATAVGIAVGFVLLLTPWFSELTGRPLGYALFQQSAFWLGIGGLILGGALLSGLYPAFVLSSYKPVEVLKGRFKNTSRGVYFRKGMVITQFVASITLIVGTFTVYRQLRYMQEQKLGVNIDQTLVLNSPSVTDSTYQQKFQVFKQALLQYPEVSFVTASTAVPGSRPGWNAGGIRRLSQREDEANQYRVIMMDHDFIKAYGLEMVTGRPFSGDVVNENESVILNESAVHLMGFSKPEEALNDHIFFWGDTFKIVGVVKNYHQESLKKAFDPLVFRYDKSPGGTYSIKFNTANVKTSMANFEEQWKAVFPGNPFISFFLDDHYNQQYKSDQQFGRIFGIFSTLAIFIACLGLFGLSSLTALQRTKEIGVRKVLGASIPGILGLMSRDYLWLMAIAITLAVPLAWWTMHTWLLNFAQRIDLTWWIFALPSAAVVLIALLTVSIHTLKAARTNPVKSLRYE
- a CDS encoding sigma-54-dependent transcriptional regulator, with product MKKEEFVAINVLVVDDSPESVELIKRNLQSKGYAIYTAHNVQSAIKLLGSVAFDLLITDLQMPGGNGIELVRHTSENYKGIGILVITGFPSIQGAVESIKIGAEEYLVKSFTDEELFTAVERVLHKMHKQARASSKPAMQNFGIIGHSEGMKKVYNTINKAKPTRATVLIQGESGTGKELVARALHYGGQASAAPFVPVNCGGIPDALLESELFGYVKGAFTGATETRAGFFQTADGGTIFLDEISNTSLAMQAKLLRVLQEKEFYMVGSKKTLKVNVRVVAATNVDLMQLVKKGLFREDLYYRLNIISIDLPPLRERGDDLLELMDFFLSKYVHELGKPPMKFTPKALRAMQAYAWPGNVRELQNLIHRVVILAEDNSIDIPDLPESFRFSGVRTKGLDRPLEDVEREYIQDALAAHKNNISKTAIVLGIDRKTLRDKLKKYKLSV